The genomic region GCGGCGGCGGCACCGGCGTCCGGCTCGCGATCTTGGTCGGATCCCCCGGCTTCGGCGGCTGCGGCGGCAACCGCTCCGGCAACTTCCGGGGCGGCAGCTTGTCCTTGTCCGGCGGCGGCACCGGCGGCGGCAGCGGAGGCAACGGCGGCTTGGGCGGCACCGGCGGCTTGGCCTTCGGCGGCGGCACCGGCGGCGGCAACGGCCGCACCGGCACCGGGATCGGCGTGACCACCGGCGGCTTCGGCGGCTGAACCGGCGGCGGCACCGGCGGCTGGATCACCCGAGGCGGATCCGGCGGGTAAGGCGGAGGATAGGGCGGCGGGTACGGCGGCGGCGTCGGCTTCGGCGGCCAGGGCTCCCCGGGCAGCCCACCGATCGGCGGCGGCGGCGAGAACACCGGCGTGGTCGCGTCCACGTGCCGGGCACTCGCCTCGTTGTTCTGCATCACCCGGATCGCGTTCTGATGCGCGTTGTCCGCTTCCTGACGCTTGGCCGGAATGTCCTGCACAGCGGATTTGACCAGCCCGACCAGCCCACCGGACTTGAACGCGTCCCGCATCATCTGGTTCTCGTCGAACTTCACCGGCTCCGGCATCCGGTTCTTGCTGTCCTCAGCGATCAACCCGAGATCGTTGGTCCGGTTCCCCATGTACTGGCTCGTCTGGGCCGCATCGCCACCCCACTTGGCCAGCTTGAGCGTGGCCTCCCGAGCGGCGTCCCCACCGAGCCCGCTCCACCCGTGCTGGGTCTCCTTGATCTTCCGGTCCATTTCCTCGGAAGACTTGGCCATCTCGTTGCCGAGCTCGGTCCACGCCAGGGCGACCTCGTAGACCTGACCAGGCTCGTTGTTGTTGGTGATCTGGTCGTAGAGCGCCTGGTGCTCAACCGCGGCCCAGTTGCCGCACTGAGTGAGTGCCCGGTCCTCACCCATCTTCAGGCCCTCGCGCAGTTGGCGCTCCTGCTCGGCGACAGCTTCCCGGTCGGCCTCCGTCCCGATGACCATCCGGCCGAGGGTGCCCTGCTCATCCGGGTTGGTCTGCGACCGGGTCTGGCGATAATCGCCGTTCGGCGGCTGGGTCATGGCGTCCCCCTGCTACTTCTTCGGCATTCTCGGCAGCACAAAACCGACCGCCTTCTCCGCGAGCGCGCACGGCGGCTGCTCCGTACCCGCGAAACGCAGGCTCACCTGCACGTACACCGTCTCGCGCTTGTTGACCTCGATGTTCACCGTGCAGAGCGTGCCGCTCTTCATCGGGTAGTAGTTGACTCGCCTGCCATCCACGACGACCTTGCGGATCCCAGCCTCGTCGGTGCCCGGCGGGGTCTTCAGCTGATCGATGCCGCTGATCGGGTCGATCGTGACCGCGCCACTCACCGGAGTCGGCGTGTCCTCCACGCTGTACTTGCATTCTCGCTGCTTGCCCAGACTGTCCGGCCGCCCGGCAGGCAGGCCGAGCGTGGCGGCCTCGGCGTTCGTCATCAAGGTGCAGGTGTCCACCTGTGCCAGGGAGGCGCCGGGGCCATCGCTGGCCGCAGTGCTCGAAGTGGCCGCAGCGCTGGTGGCCTGGGTTGGTGTGCCCGCCACCGAGCCGCCGGAACAGCCGCCGAGAACGAGGGCGGCCAGCACTGCGCCACCAACAGCAATCTTGCTCTGAGTCACTTCTGATTCCTGAGGTTGGAGGCACTGCCGGAGTCCGCGCCCTTGGTGGCCTTGATGGCCTCGTCGAGGACGACCTGCGCCTTCTGCAGCTCCTGGATGTACAGGCCGATCTGTTCGCCGAACGAGCCCGGGGCACCATTGGCCCGCTTGCTCATCTTCTCCGCCATCTGCTGCCCCACCCAGTGGTTTCCCAGCGGCAACGCCTGCTCGAGCCGAGCCGCCCGGACTTGCCAATCGATGGCCCGCGCCTCCTGCTCGGTGAGCACCTTCTTGAGTTGCTCGCCTGCTGCCGGGTCCAGTTTCACCTTGCCCGCGCGGACGTCCTCGCGGAGCTGGTTCATGCCCTCGACTGACTTGTTCAGGCTGGTCAGGGCGGACATCGCCATTGCGGGCCCTGGGGCGGCGCTCTTCGGGTCGGTCACTGTGTTCCCCCTCCGTCACGCAGTGCGCGTCCACGGTCACCGTACCAACGACGCACGGCACGCACGGGTGGTTCCGCGCGGGCGGGGAGTGTCTAGAGCAGGCCGTCGATGCTGGCCGGTGGGCCGGGCTTGGCGAAGAGCCAGCCCTGGCCGGAGTCGCAGCCGATGGCGCGCAGGCGTTCGGCCTGGGTGGTGGTTTCGACGCCTTCGGCGGTGACGGTGAGGCCGAGGGCGTGGGCCAGGGAGACCAGGGTGGCCACGATCTGCTGGTCGACTTCGTCGCCCGCGGCGGCGGCGCGCAGGCCCTCGACGAAGGAGCCCGCGATCTTGAGCTCGTGCACGGGCAGGTGGCGGAGGTAGGCCAGGTTGGAGTAGCCGGTGCCGAAGTCGTCGATGGCGATGCGGACGCCCATGTCGGACAGGGCGCACAGGGCGTCCAGCGGTTCGGCCGCGTTGCCCATGATCGCGCTTTCGGTGAGCTCCAGCTGGAGCTTTCCGGCCGGCAGGCCGGTCTCGGCCAGGATGCGGGCCACGTCGCCGACCAGGCCGGCGTCGCGGAGCTGGCGGACGGCCAGGTTCACGCTGACGAACGGGGCGGCCGCGCCGAACTCGTCGATCCAGCTGCGGGCCTGGCGGCAGGCCTGTTCCAGCACCCAGCGGCCCAGCGAGACGATCAGGCCGGTCTCCTCGGCCAGCTCGATGAACCGGTCGGGGCCGAGCCTGCCGAACTCCGGGTGCTGCCAGCGGACCAGCGCCTCCACCCCGACCACGGCGGTGTCGGTGAGCCGGACCAGCGGCTGGTAGTCCACGTAGAACTCGCCGCGCTCCAGCGCCGCGGGCATGGTCGCGGACAGGGTGAAGCGGGCCACCTCGCGGGCGTTGCGCTCCTCGTCGAAGAGCGCCCAGCGGCTCTTGCCGTCGGCCTTGGCCCAGTACAGCGTGATGTCGGCGTCCCGCATCAGGTCGGCGGGGCAGGCGGTGCTGGTCGGGCGCTCCACGATGCCGATGCTGGCCGAGATGGACAGCTCGTGCCCGGCCACCTTGATCGGCTCGACCAGCGCGTCCAGCACCTGCTCGGCGACCGCGATGACCTCGTCGGTGCCCGCGGTGCCGTCCAGCAGGATGACGAACTCGTCCCCGCCCATCCGAGCCACCAGCCTGCCCGGCCCGGACACGCAGTCGTCCAGCCGCCTGGCCACCGCGACCAGCAGCTGGTCGCCGATGTCGTGGCCGAGGCTGTCGTTGATCACCTTGAACCCGTCCAGGTCCAGGTAGCACAGCCCGACCCTGGCCTGCGGCTCCTTGCGGGCGAAGGCGGTGGCCAGCTCGTCCAGGAACAGCGCGCGGTTGGACAGGCCGGTCAGCGGATCGTGCAGGGCCTGGTGGCGCAGGCGGGTCTGCAAGAGGTGGCGGTCGGTGACGTCCTCGATCATCGCCACCACGTACCTCGGCGCGCCCTGCTCGTCCCTGATCAGCGAGACGGTGATGTGCGTCCAGATCTCCTGGCCGTCCCTGCGGGTCAGCCGGGAGTCCAGCCGGACGTGGTCGCGAGCGCCGGAGGCCACCGAGGCGCACATCTCGCGCAGGTCCAGCCGGTCCTGCGGGTAGAGCACGTCGTGCCCCTTGCGCTGGCACAGCTCTTCCAGGCTGTAGTCGAGCATGTGCTGCAACGAGGCGTTGGCGTCCAGGATCCGGCCGTTGGTGTCCAGGATGCCGATGCCGATCGCGGCCTCGGTGAACACCGCGCGGAAGCGGGCCTCGCTGGCCCGGCGGGCGTGCTCGGCGGCGTCCCTGGCGTCCAGCACCGCCTGGCGGATCGCCTCCTGCTCGTCCAGGGTGCGTTCGCGCAGCGCCTGGGCGTACCCGGCGGCCAGCGCGCCCTGCAGCGCGGCGATCCTGGCCTGCAACCGCTCCTCCGGCTCCACCCGCAGCTCGGCGAGGAACTCATCACCCAGCAGGGCGACCGTGCGGCTCAGCGTCTCGATTCCGGTGAAATGCGCCTGGACCAGCTGGAAACCGATCTCCCTCGCCGGGGTGGCCCGGAACGGGTCCGCGAACAGCGCCTTGACCAGGCGCTCGGTGTGCGCGAGCAGCAACTGTTCGGTCTCGGCGAGACCGAGAGAGACATAGCTGGTCCCGGCGATGGCTCGGACCCAGCTGCGGGCGAATCGCGCGCAGGCCTGGTGGGTTCGGTCGGCGCCGTCGGTCACCAGCAGCCTTCCAGGGCGGAAAGAATCGCTGTTCGTCGCACTCATACCCATCGCCCGACCGCGGCACACAAACCAGACCGTCCGGGTCGCCCGCTGTCCTCCTGGGCCCAGTTTGCCGTGGTCAACGCCGCGGAGACGAGCCCTGCATCAACAATCCCGAAGCTGGGCGGCAATTCCATGACGTGGCGCACACTGGCGAAGATCAGCGAAGTGGGAGCGGGTCGGCACATCGTCCTGATCCTCTCACTCGTCACCTGCGGGATCTTCGCTGATGGGGTGATAACTCTACGATAACGCGACTGGTGGCGACTCTCCGCCATCGCCGCCGGAAAAAACGGGTCAAGTTCCCCTGACATGTATCAGTTCGCCGCCCCGAAGGGTAGCGGTGTCCGAGGGCGGCAGAAAGACCGAAAAACCGGGAATGGTTGCCATCTGAGTCGTTTGCGCTGGCCACATGGTCTAGACCTTCTGGCCGACCGCGGCGAACCCGGCGAAAACTGCCGGGTCCCCCGCCGGCAGCGCGGCAGGCTCCGGCCGCCACAGTGGCAGCCGCACCAGGCCCGGCTCCACCAGCGCGCAGTCCCCGAACAGGCCCGCGACCTGCTCAACCGTGCGCATGGTCAGCGCGCTGCCCGCCCGCCGGTAGAGCTTCTGGTGGAACTCGGCCTGCTCGCCCGCGCCCTCGAGGCAGGCGTGCGAGAGGACCAGGAAGCTGCCCGGCGCGACCGCGTCCAGGTAGCGGCGGACCAGCCCGGCCGGGTCCGCCTCGTCCGGCACGAAGTGCAGCACCGCGACCATCAGCACCGCCACCGGCTGGGACAAATCCAGCAGTCCGCGAACCTCGGTGGCGTCCAGCACCCGTTCGGGTTGCCGCAAGTCGGCCTGCACGATCTCGGAGAAATCGTTACCCGCGAGCATGATTCGGCTGTGCGCTACGGCAACCGGGTCAATATCGACATAGACCACCCGGCACTCGGGCTCCAGTTCCTGGGCCACCTCGTGCACATTGCCGACCGTCGGTATTCCGGAGCCGATGTCCAGGAACTGGCGTATCCCGGCTTGTACGCAGAACTTCACCGCGCGGCGCAGGAACGCCCGGTTCGCCTGCATGATCATCGGTAGCTCCGGCCAGTCCTCGATGGCCACCCTGGCCAGCTCCCGGTCCACCGCGAAGTTGTGCGAGCCGCCCAGGTAGTAGTCGTAGACCCGGGCCGCACTCGGTTTGCTGAGGTCGATCTCCGGCGGCACCCAGCCGTGCTCCTGGCGCACGGCTCAGGCCTTGTAGCCGACGCCGGTGAAGCCGCTGAGCTGCTCGGGCGGGCCGAAGAACTCGTCCTCCGGCTCGGGCCGCCACTGGGTCATCTGCACCAAGCCCGGCGGCAGCAGCTCGCAGTCGCCGAAGTAGGTGAGCACCCGCTCGTGCGAGCGCATCCAGATCTGGGTGCCGGTGCGCTGGTAGAGGTCCTCGTGCTCGGCGGCCTGCCGCGGCGCGCCCTCGCTGCTGCCGTGCGAGAGCACCAGGTAGCTGCCCGGGGGCACCGCGTCCAGGTAACGGCGGACCAGCCCGGCCGGGTCGTCGGCGTCGGGCACGAAGTGCAGCACCGCGACGAAGAGCACCGCGGTCGGCTGGCTCAGGTCGAGCAGGCCGGTCAGCTCGGGACTCTCCAGCACGTCCCCGGGTTTGCGCAGGTCGGCCTGGATCACCGCGGTGCGCTCGTTGCCGGCCAGCATGGCCCTGCTGTGCGCCACCGCGATCGGGTCCACGTCCACGTAGACGATCCGGCACTCCGGGTCCGCGGCCTGGGCGATCTCGTGCACGTTGCCCACGGTGGGGATGCCGGAGCCGATGTCCAGGAACTGGCGGATGCCTTGGTCGACGCAGAATCGGACGGCGCGGCGCAGGAAGGCCCGGTTCGCGCGCAGTGCGGCCGGCAGCAGTGGCCACTGCTCGATCGCCTGCCGCGCCTGGGCCCGGTCCACCGCGAAGTTGTGTGAGCCGCCGAGGTAGAAGTCGTAGACCCGGGCCGTGCTCGGCACGGTCAGGTCCAGCTCGCCCGGCGCCCAGTTCGGGCGTTCCACAGCCCGCGAGCATACGACCAGACGAAACGGACAGCGGTTCACCGTT from Crossiella sp. CA-258035 harbors:
- a CDS encoding SAM-dependent methyltransferase; the encoded protein is MRQEHGWVPPEIDLSKPSAARVYDYYLGGSHNFAVDRELARVAIEDWPELPMIMQANRAFLRRAVKFCVQAGIRQFLDIGSGIPTVGNVHEVAQELEPECRVVYVDIDPVAVAHSRIMLAGNDFSEIVQADLRQPERVLDATEVRGLLDLSQPVAVLMVAVLHFVPDEADPAGLVRRYLDAVAPGSFLVLSHACLEGAGEQAEFHQKLYRRAGSALTMRTVEQVAGLFGDCALVEPGLVRLPLWRPEPAALPAGDPAVFAGFAAVGQKV
- a CDS encoding SAM-dependent methyltransferase, which codes for MERPNWAPGELDLTVPSTARVYDFYLGGSHNFAVDRAQARQAIEQWPLLPAALRANRAFLRRAVRFCVDQGIRQFLDIGSGIPTVGNVHEIAQAADPECRIVYVDVDPIAVAHSRAMLAGNERTAVIQADLRKPGDVLESPELTGLLDLSQPTAVLFVAVLHFVPDADDPAGLVRRYLDAVPPGSYLVLSHGSSEGAPRQAAEHEDLYQRTGTQIWMRSHERVLTYFGDCELLPPGLVQMTQWRPEPEDEFFGPPEQLSGFTGVGYKA
- a CDS encoding DUF3558 family protein, with amino-acid sequence MTQSKIAVGGAVLAALVLGGCSGGSVAGTPTQATSAAATSSTAASDGPGASLAQVDTCTLMTNAEAATLGLPAGRPDSLGKQRECKYSVEDTPTPVSGAVTIDPISGIDQLKTPPGTDEAGIRKVVVDGRRVNYYPMKSGTLCTVNIEVNKRETVYVQVSLRFAGTEQPPCALAEKAVGFVLPRMPKK
- a CDS encoding GGDEF and EAL domain-containing protein, which gives rise to MTDGADRTHQACARFARSWVRAIAGTSYVSLGLAETEQLLLAHTERLVKALFADPFRATPAREIGFQLVQAHFTGIETLSRTVALLGDEFLAELRVEPEERLQARIAALQGALAAGYAQALRERTLDEQEAIRQAVLDARDAAEHARRASEARFRAVFTEAAIGIGILDTNGRILDANASLQHMLDYSLEELCQRKGHDVLYPQDRLDLREMCASVASGARDHVRLDSRLTRRDGQEIWTHITVSLIRDEQGAPRYVVAMIEDVTDRHLLQTRLRHQALHDPLTGLSNRALFLDELATAFARKEPQARVGLCYLDLDGFKVINDSLGHDIGDQLLVAVARRLDDCVSGPGRLVARMGGDEFVILLDGTAGTDEVIAVAEQVLDALVEPIKVAGHELSISASIGIVERPTSTACPADLMRDADITLYWAKADGKSRWALFDEERNAREVARFTLSATMPAALERGEFYVDYQPLVRLTDTAVVGVEALVRWQHPEFGRLGPDRFIELAEETGLIVSLGRWVLEQACRQARSWIDEFGAAAPFVSVNLAVRQLRDAGLVGDVARILAETGLPAGKLQLELTESAIMGNAAEPLDALCALSDMGVRIAIDDFGTGYSNLAYLRHLPVHELKIAGSFVEGLRAAAAGDEVDQQIVATLVSLAHALGLTVTAEGVETTTQAERLRAIGCDSGQGWLFAKPGPPASIDGLL
- a CDS encoding PPE domain-containing protein, with protein sequence MTQPPNGDYRQTRSQTNPDEQGTLGRMVIGTEADREAVAEQERQLREGLKMGEDRALTQCGNWAAVEHQALYDQITNNNEPGQVYEVALAWTELGNEMAKSSEEMDRKIKETQHGWSGLGGDAAREATLKLAKWGGDAAQTSQYMGNRTNDLGLIAEDSKNRMPEPVKFDENQMMRDAFKSGGLVGLVKSAVQDIPAKRQEADNAHQNAIRVMQNNEASARHVDATTPVFSPPPPIGGLPGEPWPPKPTPPPYPPPYPPPYPPDPPRVIQPPVPPPVQPPKPPVVTPIPVPVRPLPPPVPPPKAKPPVPPKPPLPPLPPPVPPPDKDKLPPRKLPERLPPQPPKPGDPTKIASRTPVPPPPNLPTGGATGGKPPGGIAPGGILGALTGSSGGTPGSGTGAGRGSVAAGGMAGAQGPAAAGAGSAVAGAAGGRGGPAGAAGGPMGAGAGGRKEEDKEHKRADYLQETEDVWGDGERVAPPVIGE